One Olsenella sp. oral taxon 807 DNA segment encodes these proteins:
- a CDS encoding AraC family transcriptional regulator, which yields MADLVSSVFKGGGFIDITPYQYGREVCGPGYAFGPARRSHYLFHYVILGKGRLDYTRRDTKVSCIELGAGEGFMIFPEQVNTYQADWSFPWQYIWIEFDGPRMRERLEALGLSEDNPRYRPTSQEQRDRMMQEMLYIVDHRDESPLSVMGHVCLFFDSFMRSMERPTASGEERLEDRYVREAIRLIEEGYQDGITIEEVAAGVGLSRSYLGSLFKKVVGRSPQQLLMECRMSQAAELLKLTSLPIAQVGRAVGYANQLHFSRAFKSYHGMSPREWRRRGLAGTLPEREIPIMFQ from the coding sequence ATGGCCGATCTCGTCTCTTCGGTATTCAAGGGTGGTGGGTTCATTGACATCACACCCTACCAGTACGGGCGTGAGGTCTGTGGGCCAGGATATGCGTTTGGTCCTGCCAGGCGCAGTCACTACCTCTTTCACTACGTTATCCTGGGTAAGGGGCGACTCGACTACACGAGGCGAGACACAAAGGTCAGTTGCATCGAGCTGGGGGCGGGAGAGGGCTTCATGATCTTTCCCGAGCAGGTGAACACCTACCAGGCGGACTGGTCGTTCCCGTGGCAGTACATCTGGATCGAGTTTGATGGCCCCCGAATGCGCGAGCGGCTTGAGGCGCTGGGACTTAGCGAGGACAACCCCCGCTACCGGCCCACCTCCCAAGAGCAGCGAGACCGCATGATGCAGGAGATGCTCTACATTGTGGACCACAGAGATGAGAGTCCTCTGAGCGTCATGGGTCATGTCTGCCTCTTCTTTGACTCATTCATGAGATCGATGGAAAGACCGACTGCCAGTGGAGAGGAGAGGCTCGAGGATCGCTATGTCCGGGAAGCGATCCGCCTCATCGAGGAGGGCTATCAGGACGGCATCACGATAGAGGAGGTTGCCGCAGGCGTCGGCCTCAGTCGAAGCTATCTGGGTTCGCTCTTCAAGAAGGTGGTAGGTCGCTCGCCCCAGCAGCTTTTGATGGAATGCCGCATGAGCCAGGCGGCGGAGTTACTCAAGCTCACGTCCCTACCGATCGCACAGGTAGGTAGGGCCGTAGGCTATGCCAACCAGCTGCACTTCTCACGCGCCTTTAAGAGCTACCACGGCATGTCACCCCGGGAGTGGCGCAGGCGTGGTCTTGCGGGAACACTTCCTGAGCGGGAGATCCCGATCATGTTCCAGTAG
- a CDS encoding ABC transporter ATP-binding protein, translated as MAGLTLEHIGKRYPNGYEAVKDFNLDIADKEFVIFVGPSGCGKSTTLRMVAGLETISSGTLRIDGATMNDVEPKDRDIAMVFQNYALYPHMSVYDNMAFALKMQRAPKDEIDRKVREAAKILDLDLLLTRKPRALSGGQRQRVAMGRAIVRNPKVFLMDEPLSNLDAKLRVQMRAEISKLHDRLGATIIYVTHDQTEAMTLGTRIVVMKDGEIQQVDTPRRLYERPCNLFVAGFIGSPQMNFIDARVSMEPRGACLSFGRHAVLLDGKKAKAVEPYDGKVVELGVRPEDVHELGAPAEGKRLSEPFDAKVDVYELLGSVVMLHCDSDGSSISASVSPETTARTGSKIQLAFDLDKVHLFDKDSEQAIAH; from the coding sequence ATGGCGGGTCTTACGCTGGAACACATTGGCAAGAGGTATCCCAACGGCTATGAGGCGGTGAAGGACTTCAACCTTGACATCGCCGACAAGGAGTTTGTCATCTTCGTTGGTCCCTCGGGCTGCGGTAAGTCCACGACGCTGCGCATGGTTGCGGGTCTCGAGACCATTAGCTCAGGCACACTCAGGATCGATGGTGCGACCATGAACGACGTAGAGCCCAAGGATCGCGACATTGCGATGGTCTTTCAGAACTATGCGCTCTACCCGCACATGAGCGTGTATGACAACATGGCGTTCGCGCTCAAGATGCAGAGGGCTCCCAAAGACGAGATCGACAGGAAGGTACGCGAGGCGGCCAAGATACTTGACCTCGACCTGCTCCTTACGAGAAAGCCTCGTGCGCTCTCGGGAGGCCAGCGTCAGCGCGTCGCCATGGGCCGCGCCATCGTGCGCAACCCAAAGGTATTCCTCATGGACGAGCCGCTCTCGAACTTGGACGCCAAGCTTCGCGTCCAGATGCGCGCCGAGATCTCCAAGCTCCACGATCGCTTGGGTGCGACGATCATCTATGTCACGCACGACCAGACCGAGGCGATGACGCTCGGTACGCGCATCGTTGTCATGAAGGACGGCGAGATACAACAGGTTGACACCCCACGGCGCCTCTACGAGCGGCCCTGCAACCTCTTTGTGGCTGGCTTCATCGGATCCCCGCAGATGAACTTCATAGACGCCAGGGTGAGCATGGAGCCCAGAGGCGCCTGCCTTTCCTTTGGTAGGCACGCAGTGCTGCTCGATGGCAAGAAGGCCAAGGCGGTCGAGCCCTACGACGGCAAGGTGGTCGAGCTTGGCGTGCGTCCCGAGGATGTGCATGAGCTTGGTGCTCCTGCGGAGGGCAAGCGCCTGAGCGAGCCCTTTGATGCCAAGGTGGATGTATATGAGCTGCTCGGGTCGGTGGTCATGCTCCACTGTGACTCAGACGGCTCCTCGATTTCTGCCAGCGTGTCCCCTGAAACGACCGCTCGCACGGGCTCGAAGATCCAGCTCGCCTTCGACCTGGACAAGGTTCATCTATTCGACAAGGACAGCGAGCAGGCCATAGCTCACTGA
- a CDS encoding ABC transporter substrate-binding protein — translation MSMTRTKRSMAHTLPGLPCSRRSFLGLSASVVAAMGCGLSGCGRPTDAHGVSQIEVVTYKPEAVKIFDALEERFNSSHDDIKVSISCPNDATTVLKTRFIRGNYPDIIAIGGDITYSDFVEAGVLRDLSDYPRFKEVKQSYTDILETLEYVPTRGSFGVPYMSNAAGILYNRAMFKERGWDVPGSWSALMALCEQIRGEGVLPFYLGLKDTWTCLAPWNALAVELAPTDLYQQVNEGRARFSEYYRDPAEKLLKIVSYAQEGPVAYGYNNACTAFAKGESAMYPIGSYAIPQILSVNPDLDIDSFVMPGSDDPSQLVLNSGVDLQLCVTTACEDVEGAYKVLDFLTDAPNIQTYIDDQIAVPCLNGDFRLSGMLDGMRGYIDGARVADYQDHHYPSEMSVDAMIQAFVIDGDVDAFLSKFDTDWKRYNRDVIRKVQEYEQTHGKGGADQ, via the coding sequence ATGAGTATGACACGAACCAAGCGGAGTATGGCGCACACGTTGCCAGGCCTCCCGTGTTCCCGCCGATCATTTCTTGGCTTGTCCGCGAGCGTCGTTGCGGCGATGGGGTGTGGTCTTTCTGGCTGCGGCAGGCCAACTGACGCGCACGGAGTCTCTCAGATAGAGGTCGTCACGTACAAGCCCGAGGCGGTCAAGATATTTGACGCCTTGGAGGAGCGCTTCAATTCCTCTCACGATGATATCAAGGTGAGCATCAGCTGTCCCAATGATGCGACAACGGTCCTCAAGACCCGCTTCATTCGAGGGAACTATCCCGACATCATCGCGATCGGTGGGGACATCACTTACTCGGACTTCGTGGAGGCAGGTGTGCTTCGGGACCTCTCTGACTACCCGAGGTTTAAGGAGGTGAAGCAGTCGTACACTGACATCTTGGAGACCTTGGAGTACGTGCCCACAAGGGGTAGCTTCGGCGTTCCCTACATGTCGAACGCGGCCGGCATTCTCTATAACCGCGCGATGTTCAAGGAGCGAGGGTGGGACGTCCCCGGGAGCTGGAGCGCGCTCATGGCGCTCTGCGAGCAGATCAGGGGCGAGGGGGTCCTGCCGTTCTACCTAGGCCTCAAGGACACCTGGACCTGCCTCGCACCGTGGAACGCCTTGGCGGTCGAGCTCGCGCCCACTGACCTCTACCAGCAGGTGAACGAGGGAAGGGCACGCTTCTCTGAGTACTACCGCGACCCTGCGGAGAAGCTCCTGAAGATCGTCAGCTACGCGCAGGAGGGTCCGGTCGCCTATGGTTACAACAATGCCTGCACCGCATTCGCGAAGGGCGAGTCGGCGATGTACCCCATCGGATCCTACGCGATCCCACAGATTCTCTCGGTGAATCCCGATCTTGACATAGACTCGTTCGTGATGCCGGGCTCTGACGACCCCAGCCAGCTCGTCCTCAACTCTGGCGTTGACCTGCAGCTCTGCGTTACGACCGCCTGCGAGGACGTCGAGGGCGCCTACAAGGTCCTCGACTTTCTCACCGATGCCCCAAACATCCAGACGTACATAGACGACCAGATCGCCGTACCCTGCCTCAATGGAGACTTCAGACTCTCGGGTATGCTCGACGGTATGAGGGGCTACATCGATGGGGCACGGGTCGCAGATTACCAAGACCATCACTATCCCAGCGAAATGTCGGTCGACGCGATGATCCAGGCCTTCGTCATCGACGGCGACGTGGACGCCTTCCTCTCGAAGTTTGATACCGACTGGAAGCGCTATAACCGAGACGTCATCCGCAAGGTTCAAGAATACGAGCAGACCCACGGAAAGGGAGGTGCTGACCAATGA
- a CDS encoding carbohydrate ABC transporter permease, with protein sequence MSDTTGKLKGASDRRRMFLLVLIPVLILFFTFNTLPLIKGLIYSFTNYKGYGSFDWVGLRNYADLFSDLRVGNSYLFTFKLAIVATIVTNVISLMMALALSSRIRFKSALRGLYFIPNILGALVVGYIFNYFFTYIVPVLTNTTSLLASKEWAWTAIVVVCAWQSIAMTTLIYISGLQTVPEDVYEAGSLDGATGWRRFRHLTFPLILPFFTINLVLSMKNFLMVFDQIVSLTSGGPAQSTESISYLIYKNGMSGGQFGFQSANAVIFFIVIVTISVLQMRFLTNREEQL encoded by the coding sequence ATGAGCGACACGACAGGAAAGCTCAAGGGGGCCAGTGACAGGAGAAGGATGTTTCTGCTGGTCTTGATCCCCGTGCTCATCCTCTTCTTCACCTTCAACACGCTGCCCCTCATCAAGGGCCTCATCTACAGCTTCACGAATTACAAGGGCTATGGGTCCTTTGACTGGGTGGGACTCAGGAACTACGCCGACCTCTTCTCAGATTTGCGCGTGGGCAACTCCTACCTCTTCACCTTCAAGTTGGCGATCGTCGCAACCATCGTCACGAACGTGATCAGTCTCATGATGGCTCTCGCGCTCAGCAGCAGGATCCGCTTCAAGAGTGCGCTGCGCGGACTCTACTTCATCCCCAACATCCTAGGCGCCCTCGTTGTCGGCTACATCTTCAACTACTTCTTCACCTACATCGTCCCCGTGCTTACCAACACGACGAGCCTGCTCGCAAGCAAGGAGTGGGCCTGGACGGCAATCGTGGTGGTGTGCGCCTGGCAGTCCATCGCGATGACGACGCTCATCTACATCTCGGGTCTACAGACGGTGCCCGAGGACGTCTACGAGGCCGGCTCGCTCGATGGGGCCACGGGATGGAGGAGATTTCGCCACCTCACCTTCCCGCTCATCCTTCCCTTCTTCACGATCAATCTCGTGCTCTCTATGAAGAACTTCCTGATGGTGTTCGACCAGATCGTCTCCCTGACGAGCGGAGGTCCCGCGCAGAGTACCGAGTCCATCTCGTACCTCATCTACAAGAACGGCATGAGCGGTGGGCAGTTTGGCTTCCAGAGCGCAAATGCGGTCATCTTCTTCATCGTGATCGTCACGATATCGGTCCTGCAGATGCGCTTCCTTACTAACAGAGAGGAGCAACTGTGA
- a CDS encoding carbohydrate ABC transporter permease, with translation MSVKTTKTHERYNWPVTILLIIGLITVLFPLYLTIVIAFKQPSEMSNTLESILCLPRTWDFSNFAEAIEVTDFWNSLGASVLVTAATMGLAIIVHSLAGYVIGRAMQSHKGFKLSYYYIVSGMFVPFAILMMPLIKQTAEMHLDNIVGVILLYTVFYMPMNVLLYTGYLKNIPVALEEAARVDGASTWTTYWRIIFPLMMPMHATVAVLTALGTWNDVMTPLVIMSGSGINTLPLAQLTFQTQFGTNYNLAFASYLLALLPMLVFYLFAQKQIINGVVSGAVK, from the coding sequence ATGTCTGTCAAGACAACGAAGACTCACGAGCGCTACAACTGGCCTGTCACCATCTTGCTCATCATCGGCCTTATTACGGTGCTCTTTCCGCTCTACCTGACAATCGTCATAGCCTTCAAGCAGCCGAGCGAGATGTCCAACACCCTTGAGAGCATACTCTGCCTGCCTAGGACCTGGGACTTCTCGAACTTCGCCGAGGCCATCGAGGTCACCGACTTCTGGAATTCCCTTGGGGCGAGTGTCCTTGTCACCGCTGCCACGATGGGGCTCGCCATCATCGTCCACTCGCTTGCAGGGTACGTGATCGGGCGTGCCATGCAGTCGCACAAGGGCTTCAAGCTTTCCTACTACTACATCGTGAGCGGTATGTTCGTGCCCTTCGCCATCCTGATGATGCCTCTCATCAAGCAGACGGCCGAGATGCACCTCGACAACATTGTGGGTGTCATCCTGCTCTACACCGTGTTCTACATGCCTATGAATGTGCTCTTGTACACGGGGTACCTCAAGAACATTCCGGTTGCCCTCGAGGAGGCCGCGCGCGTGGACGGGGCCTCCACCTGGACCACGTACTGGAGGATCATCTTTCCGCTTATGATGCCCATGCACGCGACGGTGGCGGTCCTCACGGCACTGGGTACCTGGAACGACGTCATGACCCCGCTCGTCATCATGTCCGGCTCGGGCATCAATACCCTGCCCTTGGCCCAGCTTACCTTCCAGACGCAGTTTGGCACCAACTACAACCTCGCCTTCGCGTCCTACCTGCTGGCACTTCTCCCGATGCTGGTCTTCTATCTGTTCGCACAGAAGCAGATCATCAACGGCGTGGTGAGCGGTGCGGTCAAGTGA
- a CDS encoding alpha-galactosidase, giving the protein MPILYDEKSNTLTIVTDHTSYQMQVDAKGYLLHLYYGTRSAGCMDYLLTYADRGGSANPPAALGDRTYSLDALPQEFPFQGAGDCRSPLLRVRDASGAFGCDLRFSSFRIRDGKYSLPGLPAAYDEEGDGAQTLSVILQDPRLGLEVELLYGVLPRLDVICRSAIVRNEGKGALLVDKLESACLDFVHGELDLICFYGRHAMERIPSRQRVEPGSRLIGSRRGISSHQYNPLLVLADRMTDERAGRCWSLQLVYSGAFKAEVERDQYDQIRAQMGLGEEAFSYPLDPGESIVAPEVIMSFSAEGLARLSQQLHEVIRTRVCRGYWRDRERPVLLNSWEAFYMDFTGEDIVGMARQAADLGIDLLVLDDGWFSDRNDDTKALGDWWVNEEKLGCDLGELIRRVNDLGVSFGIWMEPEMVSEKSELFRAHPDWALAIPGKHPVLGRDQLVLDLSRTEVVDALFEQICSLLDQGNIEYLKWDYNRSIIDVYSHGARDQGAVPYRYMLGLYGLLERVIARYPTLLIEGCAGGGGRFDAGMLYYTPQIWCSDNTDAVDRLTIQYGSSFGYPSSAVGAHVSACPNHMNGRVTPLATRACVAMAGTFGYELDPKRLSKKELDTIRGQVQDFRKLSHLVREGRYWRLGDPQRDAVVGWEYVSADGDEALVCAVVLRVEANEGMRYLVPCGLTPGATYVERASGRYYPADALMDMGMPLSGARSLYDSVQVHLLRCDGVADIKEGTRR; this is encoded by the coding sequence ATGCCTATCCTGTATGACGAGAAGAGCAACACCCTTACGATCGTGACCGATCACACGAGCTACCAGATGCAGGTGGATGCCAAGGGCTACCTCCTACACCTGTACTATGGCACGAGGAGCGCGGGGTGCATGGATTACCTGCTCACCTATGCCGATCGCGGTGGCTCGGCAAACCCTCCCGCCGCCCTGGGCGACAGGACCTACTCGCTCGATGCGTTGCCGCAGGAGTTTCCCTTCCAAGGTGCCGGTGACTGCAGGAGTCCGCTTCTGCGCGTGAGGGACGCGAGCGGTGCCTTTGGCTGTGACTTGCGCTTCTCGTCGTTTCGGATACGAGACGGGAAGTACTCGCTCCCAGGGTTGCCTGCAGCCTACGACGAGGAGGGTGACGGCGCCCAGACCCTCTCCGTGATCCTTCAGGATCCGCGCCTCGGCCTTGAGGTCGAGCTGCTCTATGGCGTGCTTCCCAGGCTTGACGTCATCTGTCGATCGGCCATCGTGAGAAACGAGGGGAAAGGGGCGCTTCTCGTGGACAAGCTCGAGAGCGCCTGCCTCGACTTCGTGCACGGCGAGCTCGACCTCATCTGCTTCTATGGTCGTCATGCCATGGAGCGCATCCCCTCGCGGCAGCGCGTGGAGCCGGGCTCTCGACTCATCGGGAGTCGGCGCGGCATCTCGTCACACCAGTATAACCCCCTGCTCGTGCTCGCCGATCGGATGACGGACGAGAGGGCGGGACGCTGCTGGTCCTTGCAGCTCGTCTACAGTGGCGCCTTCAAGGCTGAGGTCGAGCGGGACCAGTATGACCAGATCCGTGCGCAGATGGGCCTTGGTGAGGAGGCCTTCAGTTACCCCTTGGACCCAGGTGAGTCCATCGTTGCCCCTGAGGTCATCATGAGCTTCTCGGCCGAGGGGCTCGCTCGCCTGTCACAGCAGCTCCATGAGGTCATCCGCACCCGCGTGTGCAGGGGATATTGGCGTGACCGCGAGCGACCCGTGCTCCTCAACAGCTGGGAGGCCTTCTACATGGACTTCACGGGTGAGGACATCGTGGGCATGGCACGCCAGGCTGCCGATCTGGGGATAGACCTGCTCGTCCTCGATGACGGGTGGTTCTCTGATAGAAACGACGACACCAAGGCGCTCGGTGACTGGTGGGTGAACGAGGAGAAGCTCGGTTGTGACCTCGGTGAGCTCATCAGGCGTGTGAACGATCTCGGTGTGAGCTTTGGCATCTGGATGGAACCCGAGATGGTGAGCGAGAAGAGCGAGCTCTTTCGTGCGCACCCCGATTGGGCGCTTGCCATCCCGGGCAAGCACCCGGTCCTCGGTCGAGACCAGCTCGTGCTTGACCTCTCTCGTACCGAGGTCGTTGATGCCCTGTTCGAGCAGATATGCAGCCTTCTTGACCAGGGTAACATCGAATACCTGAAATGGGATTACAACCGCAGCATCATCGACGTGTACTCTCACGGAGCCCGTGACCAGGGAGCCGTGCCCTATCGGTACATGTTGGGCCTCTATGGGCTGCTGGAGCGCGTCATCGCCCGCTACCCCACGCTGCTCATAGAAGGCTGCGCGGGCGGTGGCGGTCGCTTTGACGCGGGCATGCTGTACTACACCCCCCAGATCTGGTGCAGCGACAACACCGACGCGGTCGATCGCCTCACTATCCAGTACGGCAGCTCGTTTGGCTACCCCAGCTCCGCCGTCGGGGCGCACGTATCCGCCTGTCCCAACCACATGAATGGGCGTGTCACTCCACTGGCCACGAGAGCCTGCGTCGCCATGGCCGGTACCTTCGGCTATGAATTGGATCCGAAGCGGCTCTCAAAGAAGGAGTTGGATACGATTCGTGGGCAGGTGCAAGACTTCAGAAAGCTGTCTCATCTGGTGCGCGAGGGCCGCTACTGGCGCCTAGGGGATCCGCAGCGTGACGCTGTCGTGGGCTGGGAGTACGTCTCGGCCGATGGAGACGAGGCGCTTGTATGCGCGGTTGTGCTGAGGGTCGAGGCCAACGAGGGCATGCGCTACCTGGTGCCCTGTGGCCTTACCCCAGGTGCGACGTATGTCGAGCGAGCAAGCGGGCGGTATTACCCGGCAGACGCCCTCATGGACATGGGGATGCCACTGTCAGGGGCCAGAAGCCTGTATGATAGTGTACAGGTCCATTTGTTGCGTTGTGATGGCGTCGCTGACATAAAAGAGGGAACGAGGAGGTAA
- a CDS encoding UDP-glucose--hexose-1-phosphate uridylyltransferase has product MSTYKPTSSFSRSWFSSPEEAVGALVSYGVDKELVVEDDRIFVTNALLDVLQLEPGPDFDPLRPVWYGALEDILAYLLDDAVSRGVCEDGTASRDLFDTRIMGCITPPPSMVRYLFEKYRLFFGTKATDFLYKLAQDSDYIRTYRVRKNRTWASDTRYGKLDITINLSKPEKDPRAIAAARTKSGDSYPPCMLCRENEGYAGRLDYPARQTLRLVPVRLAWEQWFLQYSPYAYYPEHCIVLSKRHVPMSITSKTFIRLLDFVRTFPHYIIGSNADLPIVGGSILAHDHFQGGRYQFAMARAKVKRHIEFPDFTDVRAAIIDWPLSVIRLSSKRQSSLEVLGNRIFEAWRAYSDESVGVLAASGGEPHNTVTPIARRRSNREFELDIVLRNNRTSQEHPLGIFHPHAELHHIKRENIGLIEVMGLAVLPARLLDEMERLQEAIRAGEDMEGIPELASHVPWAHEILDRHPELVPGVDTEVVRQVIQDEIGQVFARVLEDCGVFKDDAAGNAAFVRFVRSMGGRELT; this is encoded by the coding sequence ATGAGTACCTACAAACCGACGTCAAGCTTCTCACGCAGCTGGTTCTCGAGCCCCGAGGAGGCGGTGGGCGCCTTGGTGAGCTATGGGGTCGACAAGGAGCTTGTCGTCGAAGATGACAGGATCTTCGTGACGAACGCCCTGCTGGACGTCCTGCAGCTTGAGCCTGGGCCTGACTTCGACCCCCTGCGGCCCGTCTGGTACGGCGCCCTGGAGGACATCCTTGCCTATCTGCTCGATGACGCGGTCTCACGTGGGGTCTGCGAGGATGGTACTGCAAGTCGTGACCTCTTTGACACGCGGATCATGGGTTGCATCACGCCGCCACCAAGCATGGTGAGGTACCTGTTCGAGAAGTACCGTCTATTTTTTGGCACAAAAGCCACAGACTTCCTCTACAAGCTCGCGCAGGACTCAGACTACATCAGAACCTACCGCGTGCGCAAGAATCGCACGTGGGCGAGCGACACGCGCTATGGCAAGCTCGACATCACGATAAACCTCTCCAAGCCCGAGAAGGACCCGCGTGCCATTGCCGCAGCTCGCACGAAGAGCGGGGACTCATATCCCCCCTGCATGCTCTGTCGCGAGAACGAGGGCTATGCGGGTCGTCTGGACTATCCTGCCCGTCAGACCCTTCGCCTCGTGCCCGTTAGGCTTGCGTGGGAGCAGTGGTTCCTTCAGTACTCGCCCTACGCGTACTACCCGGAGCACTGCATCGTGCTCTCGAAGCGTCACGTGCCGATGAGCATCACGTCAAAGACCTTCATCCGGCTGCTCGACTTCGTCAGGACCTTTCCACACTACATCATCGGCTCCAATGCCGATCTGCCCATCGTGGGTGGGTCCATCCTTGCACACGATCACTTTCAGGGAGGGCGCTACCAGTTCGCGATGGCGCGGGCAAAGGTTAAAAGGCACATCGAGTTCCCCGACTTCACGGACGTGCGTGCGGCCATCATTGACTGGCCGCTCTCGGTTATTCGCCTGAGCAGCAAGCGGCAGTCTAGCCTGGAGGTCCTTGGCAACCGGATATTCGAGGCCTGGCGTGCCTACAGCGACGAGTCCGTGGGCGTGCTCGCCGCGTCTGGAGGCGAGCCGCACAACACCGTCACGCCCATAGCCCGCAGGCGCAGTAACCGCGAGTTCGAGCTTGACATCGTGCTGCGCAACAACCGCACGAGCCAGGAGCATCCGCTCGGCATCTTTCACCCGCACGCGGAGCTGCACCACATCAAGCGTGAGAACATAGGCCTCATAGAGGTGATGGGGTTGGCGGTGCTGCCTGCGCGCCTGCTCGACGAGATGGAGCGACTGCAGGAGGCCATCCGTGCGGGCGAGGACATGGAGGGCATTCCCGAGCTTGCGAGCCATGTGCCTTGGGCACACGAGATACTGGATCGCCACCCGGAGCTTGTGCCCGGTGTGGACACTGAGGTCGTGAGGCAGGTGATCCAAGACGAGATCGGTCAGGTCTTCGCTCGTGTCTTGGAGGACTGTGGCGTCTTCAAGGACGATGCGGCGGGAAATGCCGCCTTCGTACGCTTCGTGAGGAGTATGGGTGGAAGGGAGCTGACATGA
- a CDS encoding galactokinase family protein → MRGVSLGGLERVYGDDAVRAQARYEALARGFVEHFGEAGAVSYFSAPGRSEIIGNHTDHNGGKILAASITMDSICVAAPTKGSLVRIVSEGYGEPIVVDLARLDAIGPGAGSTPLVAGLMVALRERGCRLGGFDAYVSSEVIPSAGVSSSASFEMLVGALVSGLFNGGSLDIATIARAGQFAENRYWNKASGLMDQMACGMGGTILLDFSSGVSCRKLDFSFDDVGCGLVIVNTGRGHADLSAEYSAIPGEMRLVAAALGVDLLCQTSEERLLAELPRIRDELGCDRALLRALHFFEECDRVDEAARALDAKDGRRVLDLIRASGNSSWKWLQNTVVPGSSKEQPIPLALALTETYLSRIGAGVCRIHGGGFAGVLMCVLPTEEVTGYVEFISRYVGRGNAYPLGIRQAGATQVS, encoded by the coding sequence ATGAGGGGCGTGAGTCTTGGGGGCTTGGAGCGCGTCTACGGCGATGACGCTGTGCGGGCGCAGGCGCGCTATGAGGCGCTTGCCAGGGGCTTTGTGGAACACTTCGGGGAGGCTGGCGCGGTCTCGTACTTCTCGGCCCCCGGTCGCAGCGAGATCATCGGCAACCACACCGACCACAACGGTGGGAAGATTCTGGCTGCGAGCATCACGATGGACAGCATCTGCGTCGCAGCGCCGACTAAGGGCTCGCTCGTGCGCATCGTGAGCGAGGGCTACGGAGAGCCGATTGTCGTGGACCTCGCGAGGCTGGACGCAATAGGTCCAGGCGCGGGTTCGACCCCGCTTGTCGCCGGTCTCATGGTCGCGCTGCGCGAGCGGGGCTGCCGACTTGGCGGCTTTGACGCGTACGTCTCGTCAGAGGTCATTCCCTCTGCGGGGGTGAGTTCCTCGGCATCGTTCGAGATGCTCGTTGGCGCGCTCGTGAGCGGGCTCTTCAACGGCGGCTCCCTTGATATTGCCACCATCGCGCGGGCGGGCCAGTTTGCCGAGAACCGCTACTGGAACAAGGCCTCCGGCCTCATGGACCAGATGGCCTGTGGGATGGGGGGCACGATACTGCTTGACTTCTCCTCGGGCGTGAGCTGCCGGAAGCTGGACTTCTCCTTTGATGACGTGGGCTGTGGCCTGGTGATCGTGAACACGGGTAGGGGCCACGCCGACCTCTCGGCGGAGTACTCGGCGATACCTGGCGAGATGCGTCTTGTGGCAGCGGCCCTTGGTGTAGACCTGCTCTGCCAGACCAGCGAGGAGCGTCTGCTCGCAGAGCTGCCCCGCATCCGGGACGAGCTGGGCTGCGATCGCGCCCTTTTGCGGGCCCTGCACTTCTTCGAAGAATGCGACCGTGTGGACGAGGCGGCCCGGGCGCTCGACGCAAAGGATGGACGCCGGGTGCTGGACCTCATTCGCGCCTCGGGCAACTCGTCATGGAAGTGGCTGCAGAACACCGTGGTGCCCGGCTCCTCAAAGGAACAGCCCATACCGCTAGCCCTTGCCCTCACGGAGACCTACCTCTCTCGCATTGGGGCAGGCGTCTGTCGCATCCATGGTGGCGGCTTCGCGGGCGTGCTCATGTGCGTCCTTCCCACGGAGGAGGTCACAGGCTACGTGGAGTTCATCTCTCGCTATGTCGGGCGGGGCAACGCGTACCCCTTGGGCATCCGTCAGGCAGGTGCGACGCAGGTCAGCTAG
- a CDS encoding metallophosphoesterase encodes MRILAIADVEEPWLYDHLDRHRLDEADLIISCGDLSARYLEFVATMARVPLLYVPGNHDEAYVSAPPEGCINIDGRLWEGKGLRIFGAGGSMRYRTGTYMYTESQMRRRVRRFVLRRQLARGLDILVTHAPARGYGDLDDLPHRGFEAFNELMDKYRPSYLLHGHVHMSYGRIERKLIHPSGTRILNVYGSQLIDVTKPTR; translated from the coding sequence ATGAGAATACTTGCAATAGCCGACGTCGAGGAGCCCTGGCTCTATGATCATCTGGACCGCCACCGCCTGGACGAGGCCGACCTGATCATCTCCTGCGGCGATTTATCCGCACGCTACCTTGAGTTTGTCGCCACGATGGCGCGTGTGCCGCTTCTGTACGTGCCCGGCAACCACGATGAGGCCTACGTGAGCGCACCTCCCGAGGGCTGCATCAACATCGATGGCAGGCTCTGGGAGGGCAAGGGACTGCGCATCTTTGGGGCAGGCGGCTCCATGCGCTACCGCACCGGCACCTACATGTACACCGAGTCACAGATGAGAAGGCGTGTGCGAAGGTTCGTCCTACGCCGACAGCTTGCCCGAGGCCTCGACATCCTCGTGACGCACGCGCCGGCACGCGGCTACGGGGACCTCGATGACCTTCCCCACCGAGGCTTCGAGGCCTTCAACGAGCTCATGGACAAGTACAGGCCCTCCTACCTACTGCACGGGCACGTACACATGAGTTATGGGCGCATAGAGCGTAAGCTCATCCACCCCAGCGGCACGAGGATCCTCAACGTCTACGGCTCCCAGCTCATCGACGTTACGAAACCCACACGTTGA